The Nocardioides marmorisolisilvae genomic interval CGCGCTGCTTCCTGCCGGGACCGACGTCTCGGGGATCGACTCGGTGACGGTCTACGGCGACGAGTACGAGGTGGACGGCGAGCCGGGTCGCTTCACCAATCCGTTCACCGGCACCGACCCCGGTGTGCAGGTGCATCTGACTCGGGTGGGGCTCTGATGACTGCCGACGACTTCCGGCTCGACTACGCCGGGATGGGCGAGTATCTGCGCTCGGAGGACATGGAGGCCGCGATGCTGGCCCATGCCGAGAAGGTGAAGGCGGTCGCCGAGTCGATCGCCCCGGTCTACGAGCAGGGTCCGCATCCGGGCCGCTACAAGGCGGCGTTCTCGGCGTCGGCGGGCGTCCAGGAGCACAAGACGACCCGC includes:
- a CDS encoding HK97 gp10 family phage protein → MTADDFRLDYAGMGEYLRSEDMEAAMLAHAEKVKAVAESIAPVYEQGPHPGRYKAAFSASAGVQEHKTTRAYGEVSNDAPEAFFVEFGTEHNPRHRTLGKAVGIA